The following are from one region of the Prochlorococcus marinus str. SB genome:
- a CDS encoding GNAT family N-acetyltransferase: MNQKIYKVEVKLSIKEISKEIWNELANEINPFYEWTWIKNLEISKSVSRETGWQPLYFVAYKNEEILGIAPLFLKNHSYGEFIFDQSFARLAQELNLNYYPKLIGMSPYSPVNGYQFLYKQNKDKKEITNLLINHIESFAITNKILSCNFLYIDESWGNHLKSLGYYEWINSSSEWRSNGEKTFDDFLSRFNSNQRKNIKKERKSIAKQDIKVEIFNEDDINQEILKKMHNFYEQHCSRWGVWGSKYLTSTFFETLIDNKRNLLLFGASKHDSNEIFAMSMCVKNQNNLWGRYWGSQEEISNLHFELCYYQPIEWAIKNNIHLFDPGAGGKHKRRRGFFAKSTVSMHKWFDKNMEKIIYPWLNEVNKQTEMEIDFENKSIPFK, translated from the coding sequence ATGAACCAAAAAATATATAAAGTTGAAGTCAAATTGTCAATTAAGGAAATCTCCAAGGAGATATGGAATGAATTAGCAAATGAAATAAATCCATTTTATGAATGGACTTGGATTAAAAACCTTGAGATCTCTAAAAGTGTTTCAAGAGAAACTGGTTGGCAGCCTCTATATTTTGTTGCTTATAAAAATGAAGAAATACTAGGAATTGCCCCACTTTTTTTAAAAAATCATAGCTATGGAGAATTCATTTTTGACCAATCATTTGCAAGATTGGCTCAAGAGCTGAATTTAAATTATTACCCTAAATTAATTGGAATGAGTCCTTATAGTCCTGTAAATGGATATCAATTTCTTTATAAACAAAATAAAGACAAGAAAGAGATTACAAATTTACTCATAAACCATATCGAAAGCTTTGCAATTACAAACAAAATCCTAAGTTGTAATTTTTTATATATTGATGAAAGCTGGGGCAACCATCTTAAATCTTTGGGATACTATGAATGGATAAACTCCAGCAGTGAATGGAGGAGTAATGGAGAAAAAACATTTGACGATTTTCTATCTAGATTTAACTCTAATCAGAGAAAAAATATAAAAAAAGAGAGGAAATCAATTGCTAAACAAGACATTAAAGTAGAAATTTTTAATGAAGATGATATCAACCAAGAAATCCTCAAAAAAATGCATAATTTTTATGAACAGCATTGTTCAAGGTGGGGGGTTTGGGGAAGTAAATATCTAACATCTACATTTTTCGAAACACTGATTGATAATAAAAGAAATCTTTTACTTTTTGGTGCATCAAAACATGATTCAAATGAAATTTTTGCTATGTCGATGTGCGTTAAAAATCAAAACAACCTATGGGGTAGATATTGGGGTAGTCAAGAAGAAATATCTAATTTACATTTTGAATTATGCTATTACCAGCCAATTGAATGGGCAATAAAAAATAATATACATTTGTTTGATCCTGGAGCGGGTGGTAAACATAAAAGACGGAGAGGGTTTTTTGCAAAAAGCACCGTTAGCATGCATAAGTGGTTTGACAAAAATATGGAAAAAATAATTTATCCTTGGCTAAATGAAGTGAATAAACAAACCGAGATGGAAATAGATTTTGAAAATAAATCTATACCCTTTAAATAA
- a CDS encoding shikimate kinase gives MEQSIIEKTVHAIKGRSIFLIGMMGSGKSQTGLKLAELLKYKYIDLDSLIEKLAKKSINQIFKDEGEDNFREIEANCLKETIKIPSLVISTGGGIVTKSENWGILRQGIIAWIDLDKDIAIERLKNEIENRPLLQGKNLNDLYMSIFQSRENLYSQADLRIQVKKENIEEVAMKIINAIHKEIIS, from the coding sequence ATGGAACAATCCATTATCGAAAAAACAGTTCATGCTATTAAGGGCAGAAGCATATTTTTAATAGGAATGATGGGTTCGGGCAAGTCACAAACTGGTTTGAAGCTGGCTGAATTATTGAAGTATAAATACATTGATTTGGATTCATTAATAGAGAAGTTGGCAAAAAAATCTATCAATCAAATTTTTAAGGACGAAGGAGAAGATAATTTCCGCGAAATAGAAGCAAACTGCCTTAAAGAAACTATCAAAATTCCTTCATTAGTAATCTCAACTGGGGGAGGAATAGTTACCAAATCGGAAAACTGGGGAATCTTAAGACAGGGAATAATTGCTTGGATAGATCTCGACAAAGATATAGCAATTGAAAGATTGAAAAATGAAATTGAAAATAGACCACTTCTTCAGGGAAAGAATCTAAATGATCTATATATGAGCATTTTTCAATCTAGAGAAAATTTGTATTCTCAAGCAGATTTAAGAATTCAAGTAAAAAAAGAAAATATTGAAGAAGTTGCTATGAAAATAATTAATGCAATTCATAAAGAAATAATCAGTTAA
- a CDS encoding 6-pyruvoyl trahydropterin synthase family protein: MTSTQSKPSHGRGRECVITRRACFSSSHRYWLPEKSPEENLSLFGKCSIAPGHGHNYELIVSMGGELDSDGMVLNLSDVKHSIKDKVTGQLDFRFLNDVWPEFNVNNQEGILPTTEALVKVIWSRLKDDLPLTSLRLYENPNLWADYFGKNMEAFLTVQTHFAAAHRLAKEEISFDENKKIYGKCARVNGHGHNYLVDITVKGEIDKRTGMVCDLSALQEIINDLVVEQLDHTFLNKDIEFFHNCVPTAENIALYISDILKKPICNLGAILHKIRLQESPNNAAEIYVDQKLTNSLKLKLENSLVTQT; encoded by the coding sequence ATGACTTCTACACAATCCAAACCATCTCATGGAAGAGGACGTGAATGCGTCATAACTCGACGTGCCTGCTTTAGTTCTAGTCACCGTTATTGGCTCCCTGAAAAAAGCCCAGAAGAAAATTTATCTCTTTTTGGAAAGTGCAGTATTGCACCAGGTCATGGTCATAATTATGAACTTATTGTTTCAATGGGTGGAGAACTAGACTCTGATGGAATGGTACTTAATCTCTCTGATGTAAAACACTCCATTAAAGATAAGGTTACTGGACAATTAGATTTTCGTTTTTTAAATGATGTCTGGCCTGAATTTAATGTTAATAATCAAGAAGGTATACTTCCCACAACTGAAGCATTAGTAAAGGTCATTTGGAGTCGTCTGAAGGATGATTTACCACTTACAAGTCTAAGACTTTATGAAAACCCAAATTTATGGGCAGATTATTTTGGAAAAAACATGGAAGCATTTTTAACAGTACAAACTCATTTTGCAGCCGCTCATAGACTTGCAAAAGAAGAGATATCCTTTGATGAAAATAAAAAAATCTATGGGAAATGTGCCAGAGTTAATGGACATGGTCATAACTATCTTGTCGATATAACTGTAAAAGGAGAAATTGATAAAAGAACAGGAATGGTTTGCGACTTATCTGCCCTCCAAGAGATAATTAACGATTTAGTTGTTGAACAACTAGATCATACTTTTCTTAATAAAGACATCGAATTTTTCCATAATTGTGTTCCAACTGCTGAAAATATAGCTTTATATATTTCTGATATTCTTAAAAAACCAATATGTAATCTTGGTGCAATATTACACAAAATAAGACTCCAAGAGAGTCCAAATAATGCTGCAGAAATTTATGTTGATCAAAAGTTAACCAATTCGTTGAAGTTAAAATTGGAAAATAGTTTAGTAACGCAAACTTGA
- the rimO gene encoding 30S ribosomal protein S12 methylthiotransferase RimO: protein MKQNSLNVKEKKLSKVAFSHVGCEKNLVDTEHMQGLLDKEGYEVDSNINDANVVVVNTCSFIETAREESIRKILEYTNQGKEVIVAGCMAQHFKDELIKEIPEIKGLIGTGDYQKIAKVLDRVEKGEIVNEVSKIPEFIADEEIPRFVDKNKFVSYLRIAEGCNYNCAFCIIPKLRGPQRSRTIESIVSEAKSLAKQGIQEIILISQITTNYGQDIYGKPSLAKLLNELSKVPIPWIRIHYAYPTGLTDEVIRAFKDSKNIVPYFDLPLQHSHPDVLKSMNRPWQASLNESILEKIREEIPSAVLRTSLIVGFPGEKKEHFEHLLEFLDRHKFDHVGVFIFSPEEGTAAFHLPNKVSLEVAEARKDNVISVQQNISKDKNQSYVGSKMKILVEKISDNNELIGRSYNFAPEIDGTVILSVMDKIDLKNYIGKFVEANISFADEYDLYGETIKIY from the coding sequence GTGAAACAAAATAGTCTCAATGTAAAAGAAAAAAAACTATCTAAGGTTGCATTCAGTCATGTTGGTTGTGAGAAAAATCTTGTTGATACTGAACATATGCAAGGCTTACTAGATAAAGAGGGTTATGAAGTTGACAGCAATATAAATGATGCAAATGTTGTTGTTGTAAATACTTGCAGTTTTATTGAAACAGCTCGAGAAGAATCTATTAGAAAAATTCTAGAATATACAAATCAAGGAAAGGAAGTAATAGTTGCAGGCTGTATGGCTCAGCATTTTAAAGATGAGCTTATAAAAGAAATCCCTGAAATAAAAGGTTTGATTGGAACAGGAGATTATCAAAAGATAGCCAAGGTTTTAGACAGAGTAGAAAAAGGGGAAATCGTTAATGAAGTTTCAAAAATACCGGAATTTATTGCAGATGAGGAAATACCTCGTTTTGTAGATAAAAATAAATTTGTTTCTTATCTTCGCATTGCTGAAGGCTGCAACTATAATTGCGCTTTTTGTATTATTCCTAAGTTGAGAGGTCCTCAAAGAAGTAGAACAATAGAATCTATAGTTTCAGAAGCCAAAAGTCTTGCAAAACAGGGTATTCAAGAAATCATTTTAATTAGTCAAATAACAACTAATTATGGTCAAGATATTTATGGAAAACCATCATTAGCCAAACTTTTGAATGAGCTTTCTAAAGTTCCAATTCCTTGGATAAGGATACATTATGCTTATCCAACGGGTTTAACTGATGAAGTTATTAGAGCTTTCAAAGATTCAAAGAATATAGTGCCTTACTTTGATTTACCACTTCAGCATAGTCATCCAGATGTATTGAAGAGTATGAATAGACCTTGGCAGGCTTCTTTGAATGAATCAATTTTGGAAAAAATTAGAGAAGAAATCCCATCTGCTGTATTAAGAACTAGTCTCATTGTTGGATTTCCGGGAGAAAAAAAAGAACATTTTGAACATCTTCTCGAATTTTTGGATAGGCACAAATTTGATCATGTGGGAGTGTTTATTTTTTCTCCTGAAGAAGGAACTGCAGCTTTTCATTTGCCAAATAAAGTTTCCCTAGAGGTTGCAGAGGCAAGAAAAGATAACGTTATTTCAGTTCAACAAAATATCTCTAAAGATAAAAATCAGTCATATGTTGGTTCAAAAATGAAGATTTTGGTGGAAAAAATATCAGATAATAACGAATTAATAGGTCGGTCCTATAATTTTGCCCCTGAAATTGACGGAACAGTAATTTTATCTGTTATGGATAAAATTGATTTGAAAAATTATATTGGTAAATTTGTTGAAGCAAATATTTCTTTTGCAGATGAATATGATTTGTATGGAGAGACTATTAAAATTTACTAG
- a CDS encoding dihydrofolate reductase family protein encodes MNIPRVIIVIASSLDGRIAFPGGGESHLGSDEDKKILNQNLSMVDATIFGLGTLIAHQSTYLVKNLTDNDGIHISKSQPISIVASNSKKFNSNWKYFRQPIRRWLISSSKVDNSSNNEFEKELFFEDSWKKTLISLKKQGINDLALLGGAKLINSFIKEDLITDIKITIIPRIIGGIYTWIPPEQTNAIFNLKRLWEIKSIKNLMNNEIHVHYKKI; translated from the coding sequence TTGAATATCCCAAGAGTAATAATTGTTATAGCATCAAGTCTTGATGGGAGAATTGCATTTCCTGGAGGTGGAGAATCGCATCTTGGAAGCGATGAAGATAAAAAAATATTAAATCAAAACTTATCAATGGTTGACGCCACCATTTTTGGTTTAGGTACTTTAATAGCTCATCAATCAACTTACCTAGTTAAAAATCTCACTGATAATGACGGAATACATATATCAAAAAGCCAACCAATTTCTATAGTTGCTTCAAATAGCAAAAAATTTAACAGTAATTGGAAATACTTTCGTCAACCAATTAGAAGATGGCTAATAAGCTCAAGTAAAGTTGATAATTCGTCGAATAATGAATTCGAGAAAGAACTCTTTTTCGAAGATTCATGGAAAAAAACTTTAATTTCACTTAAAAAACAAGGGATAAATGATTTAGCTCTGCTAGGAGGTGCAAAACTTATAAATTCATTCATAAAAGAGGATCTAATAACAGATATAAAAATTACAATAATTCCACGAATTATTGGAGGTATATATACATGGATCCCTCCAGAACAAACAAATGCGATTTTTAATCTCAAAAGGCTATGGGAAATAAAATCAATTAAAAATTTAATGAATAATGAAATCCATGTTCATTACAAAAAGATTTGA
- the petL gene encoding cytochrome b6-f complex subunit PetL, translated as MNIIFYFAFIGFGFGAAFALDKLLRAVKLI; from the coding sequence ATGAACATCATTTTCTATTTTGCATTTATTGGTTTTGGTTTTGGAGCTGCTTTCGCATTAGATAAGCTCTTAAGAGCAGTTAAATTAATTTAA
- a CDS encoding DUF4346 domain-containing protein produces MDSKNSFDEKTITDNNLSNRYIDLDPNGYFIIKVDLEENKIILEHFLNNINDDGYALDPETNEPIKCNSQNKRVSNAVFKGISAKQIGIMITEERNDLITRFDHALYLGRELQKAEECLYKKLPYIQD; encoded by the coding sequence ATGGATTCTAAGAACAGTTTCGATGAAAAAACAATTACTGATAATAACTTATCCAACCGATATATAGATTTGGATCCAAACGGTTATTTTATTATCAAAGTAGATTTAGAAGAAAATAAAATAATTTTAGAGCACTTTCTAAATAATATTAATGATGACGGATATGCGCTTGACCCTGAAACAAATGAACCAATTAAATGCAACTCTCAAAATAAAAGAGTTAGTAATGCAGTTTTTAAAGGTATTAGTGCGAAACAAATTGGAATAATGATCACTGAAGAAAGAAATGACTTAATAACCAGATTTGACCATGCCCTATATTTAGGCAGGGAACTACAAAAAGCAGAAGAATGTTTATACAAAAAATTACCATATATCCAAGATTAA